From a single Cetobacterium somerae ATCC BAA-474 genomic region:
- a CDS encoding GntR family transcriptional regulator: MRKSSSDNIYETIKNDLLVGNIDFGDKVVEIDYANKLNVSRTPLREAIKKLEIEGIIERLPNGRLRIMDITPQKIDEIFEIRICLEGILFDSIVKNKNGVDRIYQNLILTKYLIDTENWDEARRLFLEYNSLVYSASSLEYAVKILRHYDFIISALKRKSLKSESRVLKAYNEHLEIISLLRDGELEKAKEANKLHLLNAKEIVKKTIK, translated from the coding sequence ATGAGAAAGAGTAGTAGTGATAATATCTATGAAACAATAAAAAATGATCTGTTAGTTGGAAATATCGATTTTGGTGATAAAGTAGTAGAGATTGACTATGCAAATAAATTAAATGTTAGTAGAACTCCTTTAAGAGAAGCTATAAAGAAGTTAGAGATTGAAGGAATAATTGAGAGATTACCAAATGGTAGACTTAGAATTATGGATATAACTCCACAAAAAATAGATGAGATATTCGAAATTAGAATATGTCTTGAAGGTATTTTATTTGATTCTATTGTAAAAAATAAAAATGGAGTAGATAGAATATACCAGAACCTAATTTTAACAAAATATCTTATAGATACTGAAAATTGGGATGAAGCTAGAAGATTATTTTTAGAGTACAATTCATTGGTGTATTCAGCGTCATCACTGGAATATGCTGTAAAAATATTAAGACACTACGATTTTATAATATCAGCATTAAAAAGAAAATCTTTAAAAAGTGAGAGTAGAGTTTTAAAAGCTTACAATGAGCATTTAGAGATTATAAGTTTACTTAGAGATGGAGAGTTAGAAAAGGCAAAAGAAGCTAATAAACTTCATCTATTAAATGCTAAAGAGATAGTAAAAAAGACCATCAAATAG
- a CDS encoding CitMHS family transporter, with amino-acid sequence MLLALAGFIMLFAMMYFLFKSKTIPLVVFITIPFIAAILAGFSFPEIVTFVKKGVGKTSEMAVLFIFSVTFFGLMSDAGMFDVIVDKLVKKAGTNVIAVAVVTAIVAIFSHLDGATVTTVLVTVPALLPLYKKLNIRPQLLLMIVGAGMGVMNLLPWGGPVARAATVLGMNPNDLWHIMIPIQILGVVTTIGLAIFGAMREVKFNGAGILEKSSPEFEIEEGTHISQKKEDELKRPKLTAFNMLLTLGVLVLLLINTFPPYFVFMIGCAIALVVNYPNPKDQKNRLKAHAPAALDVSSVMLGAGVMVGILGNSGMLEAMTIPLLKVIPAFIASQLHILMGVLSLPLGLVLGTDSYFYGLMPLAIEVGKNFEITPLSMAVAMTIGKNLSLFISPLVPATFLGIGLAGIELKDHIKYSFVGLFSVSLIMMAFALSIKMF; translated from the coding sequence ATGTTACTAGCCCTTGCTGGTTTTATTATGCTTTTTGCTATGATGTATTTTCTTTTTAAATCAAAAACTATACCGTTAGTTGTATTTATTACAATACCTTTTATTGCTGCTATCCTAGCTGGTTTTTCATTTCCAGAAATTGTAACCTTTGTTAAAAAAGGTGTTGGTAAAACTAGTGAAATGGCTGTTTTATTTATTTTCTCTGTTACTTTCTTCGGTCTAATGTCTGATGCCGGGATGTTTGACGTTATTGTTGATAAGTTGGTTAAAAAAGCTGGTACAAATGTTATTGCAGTTGCCGTTGTCACTGCCATCGTTGCCATTTTCTCCCACCTTGACGGTGCCACTGTTACAACTGTTTTAGTTACAGTTCCAGCTTTACTACCGCTTTATAAAAAACTTAATATCCGTCCTCAACTTCTACTTATGATAGTTGGAGCTGGTATGGGAGTTATGAATCTTCTACCTTGGGGAGGTCCTGTAGCTAGAGCAGCTACTGTTTTAGGTATGAACCCTAATGATCTATGGCATATTATGATTCCTATTCAAATTTTAGGAGTTGTAACTACAATAGGACTTGCTATTTTTGGTGCTATGAGAGAGGTTAAATTTAATGGAGCTGGTATTTTAGAAAAAAGCTCTCCAGAGTTTGAAATAGAAGAGGGAACACATATCTCTCAAAAGAAAGAGGATGAGTTAAAAAGACCTAAACTAACTGCATTTAATATGCTTTTAACTCTTGGAGTTTTAGTTTTACTTTTAATTAATACTTTCCCTCCATACTTTGTATTTATGATTGGATGTGCCATTGCACTAGTTGTTAACTACCCTAATCCTAAAGATCAAAAAAATAGATTAAAAGCACATGCACCTGCTGCCCTTGATGTATCATCTGTTATGTTAGGAGCTGGAGTTATGGTTGGAATTTTAGGTAATAGTGGAATGTTAGAAGCGATGACAATCCCTCTTTTAAAAGTTATCCCAGCATTTATTGCTTCACAACTTCATATTTTAATGGGTGTTCTATCACTACCTCTTGGATTAGTTTTAGGAACTGACTCTTATTTCTATGGACTAATGCCTCTTGCTATTGAAGTTGGAAAGAACTTTGAAATAACACCTTTAAGTATGGCTGTAGCTATGACTATTGGTAAAAATCTTTCTCTTTTCATAAGTCCACTAGTACCTGCAACTTTCTTAGGAATAGGACTTGCTGGTATTGAGTTAAAAGATCATATTAAATACTCTTTTGTAGGTTTATTTAGTGTTTCTTTAATAATGATGGCATTTGCCCTATCTATAAAAATGTTTTAA